In Plodia interpunctella isolate USDA-ARS_2022_Savannah chromosome 4, ilPloInte3.2, whole genome shotgun sequence, the sequence atgcTACCTCATGATCACATACAGTCACTCATTACAACAAGGCTTCCAAACCTCTATAATATgaacaaattgttttcaattgTGAACATTGATGATTTGTAATTCGTTATCTGAGATATGAGGCTATGACTATGACTAAGAGATAATAAGCACAATGGATTTGTTTTTCTGTGTAATACTATTAATACTATAGTACTTTTATCCCACTTTACGTGGGTatcagggagaagtggaggaggcTTACATGCTGTACCATGTAAGCCTCTTCCACTTCTCCCTGATTGCTGTTAACCGATCTGTAACATTTTCTCTAAGCCTTATCCTGACAAAGGCAATACAACCATCTCTTCTTCGGtctgttaatttttaattaaaatgaattaacaTTGCATGAGTttcaataatacaatattatttttccttgTTAATAAAgtatcatatttaaatatttcagcaAATGACCAGTATGCACAGCaaccgccgccgccgccgtaCACTGCGGCCCCCCCTCCGCATATAGTCCAGCCCACCATCATTCACACCACCTCCACGGGAGTACCGGTGGTGACCGGGACCTTTGTGGTGACCACTCCAGCCGGGCCGGAGCCTATGATTATGACCTGCCCGTCCTGTAATCATCAGATCGTTACGAGGATTGAA encodes:
- the LOC128669465 gene encoding lipopolysaccharide-induced tumor necrosis factor-alpha factor homolog isoform X2 produces the protein MAANDQYAQQPPPPPYTAAPPPHIVQPTIIHTTSTGVPVVTGTFVVTTPAGPEPMIMTCPSCNHQIVTRIERTATSRTHLIACLLFCFICWPCTCLPYCMNSCNNIDHYCPNCSAYIGGYKF